The following proteins are co-located in the Gossypium hirsutum isolate 1008001.06 chromosome A02, Gossypium_hirsutum_v2.1, whole genome shotgun sequence genome:
- the LOC121213785 gene encoding calcium-dependent protein kinase 32 isoform X2, whose translation MGNCCATPSTTASHEKKEKKGKKKQNPFSLDYGQHDHGNRGHKLTVLNDPTGREIEPRYELGCELGRGEFGITYLCTDKETGDTFACKSISKKKLRTDVDIEDVRREVEIMKHLPHHPNIVTLKDTYEDDNSVHLVMELCEGGELFDRIVARGHYTERAAAAVTKTIVEVVQMCHKHGVMHRDLKPENFLFANKKETAALKSIDFGLSVFFKPGEIFTEIVGSPYYMAPEVLKRNYGPEVDVWSAGVILYILLCGVPPFWAETEQGVAQAIFRSVIDFKRDPWPKVSDNAKDLVRKMLNPDPKQRLTAQEVLDHPWLQNAKKAPNVSLGETVKARLKQFSVMNKLKKRALKVIAEHLSVEEVAGIKEGFQLMDTANRGKINIDELRVGLHKLGHTIPDADLQILMEAGDVDKDGYLDYGEFVAISVHLRKMGNDEHLKKAFEFFDRNQSGYIEIEELRDALSDEVETNSEEVISAIMHDVDTDKYCRMGE comes from the exons ATGGGAAATTGTTGTGCTACTCCATCAACAACAGCTTCTCAtgagaagaaggagaagaaaggaaaaaagaagcaaaatccATTTTCTCTTGATTATGGTCAACATGACCATGGCAACAGAGGCCATAAGCTCACGGTTCTAAATGATCCAACTGGGAGAGAGATTGAGCCAAGATATGAACTTGGGTGTGAGCTTGGGCGTGGTGAATTTGGGATCACATATCTTTGTACAGACAAAGAAACGGGGGATACTTTTGCATGCAAATCAATATCAAAGAAGAAGCTAAGGACTGACGTTGACATTGAGGACGTAAGAAGGGAAGTTGAAATCATGAAGCATTTGCCTCACCACCCAAATATTGTTACCTTGAAGGATACTTACGAGGATGACAATTCAGTCCATTTGGTTATGGAGTTGTGTGAAGGTGGTGAGTTGTTTGATAGGATTGTTGCAAGAGGTCATTACACTGAGAGAGCTGCTGCAGCTGTCACCAAGACCATTGTTGAAGTTGTTCAG ATGTGCCACAAGCATGGTGTGATGCACAGAGATCTCAAACCTGAGAACTTTCTGTTTGCAAATAAAAAAGAGACAGCGGCATTGAAGTCGATTGACTTTGGTTTATCAGTGTTCTTTAAACCAG GTGAAATATTTACCGAGATAGTTGGAAGCCCCTACTACATGGCTCCTGAGGTGCTGAAAAGAAATTATGGACCTGAAGTTGATGTTTGGAGTGCCGGTGTTATCCTTTACATCTTACTTTGTGGTGTCCCACCTTTCTGGGCAG AAACGGAACAAGGAGTTGCGCAAGCAATTTTTCGCTCTGTTATAGATTTTAAGAGGGATCCTTGGCCTAAAGTTTCTGATAATGCAAAAGACCTTGTGAGGAAGATGCTCAATCCTGATCCTAAGCAACGACTTACAGCTCAGGAAGTACTAG ATCATCCTTGGTTGCAAAATGCAAAGAAGGCTCCAAATGTTTCCTTGGGTGAGACCGTGAAGGCAAGGCTCAAGCAGTTCTCTGTAATGAACAAGCTCAAGAAAAGAGCTCTCAAG GTAATAGCTGAGCATCTCTCTGTGGAGGAAGTTGCAGGCATAAAAGAGGGATTCCAATTGATGGATACTGCCAATAGAGGCAAGATTAACATTGATGAGTTAAGGGTTGGGTTGCATAAGCTTGGTCATACCATTCCTGATGCAGATCTTCAAATACTAATGGAAGCC GGCGATGTAGATAAAGATGGATATCTGGACTATGGAGAGTTTGTTGCCATTTCAGTTCACTTGAGAAAGATGGGCAATGACGAGCACCTTAAAAAGGCCTTTGAGTTTTTCGATCGAAACCAAAGTGGTTATATTGAGATTGAGGAACTAAGAGATGCCTTATCCGACGAAGTTGAAACAAACAGTGAAGAAGTCATTAGTGCCATCATGCATGATGTGGACACAGACAAG TACTGCAGGATGGGAGAATAA
- the LOC121213785 gene encoding calcium-dependent protein kinase 32 isoform X1: MGNCCATPSTTASHEKKEKKGKKKQNPFSLDYGQHDHGNRGHKLTVLNDPTGREIEPRYELGCELGRGEFGITYLCTDKETGDTFACKSISKKKLRTDVDIEDVRREVEIMKHLPHHPNIVTLKDTYEDDNSVHLVMELCEGGELFDRIVARGHYTERAAAAVTKTIVEVVQMCHKHGVMHRDLKPENFLFANKKETAALKSIDFGLSVFFKPGEIFTEIVGSPYYMAPEVLKRNYGPEVDVWSAGVILYILLCGVPPFWAETEQGVAQAIFRSVIDFKRDPWPKVSDNAKDLVRKMLNPDPKQRLTAQEVLDHPWLQNAKKAPNVSLGETVKARLKQFSVMNKLKKRALKVIAEHLSVEEVAGIKEGFQLMDTANRGKINIDELRVGLHKLGHTIPDADLQILMEAGDVDKDGYLDYGEFVAISVHLRKMGNDEHLKKAFEFFDRNQSGYIEIEELRDALSDEVETNSEEVISAIMHDVDTDKDGRISYDEFAVMMKAGTDWRKASRQYSRERFNNLSLKLMMDGSLQMNSEPR, translated from the exons ATGGGAAATTGTTGTGCTACTCCATCAACAACAGCTTCTCAtgagaagaaggagaagaaaggaaaaaagaagcaaaatccATTTTCTCTTGATTATGGTCAACATGACCATGGCAACAGAGGCCATAAGCTCACGGTTCTAAATGATCCAACTGGGAGAGAGATTGAGCCAAGATATGAACTTGGGTGTGAGCTTGGGCGTGGTGAATTTGGGATCACATATCTTTGTACAGACAAAGAAACGGGGGATACTTTTGCATGCAAATCAATATCAAAGAAGAAGCTAAGGACTGACGTTGACATTGAGGACGTAAGAAGGGAAGTTGAAATCATGAAGCATTTGCCTCACCACCCAAATATTGTTACCTTGAAGGATACTTACGAGGATGACAATTCAGTCCATTTGGTTATGGAGTTGTGTGAAGGTGGTGAGTTGTTTGATAGGATTGTTGCAAGAGGTCATTACACTGAGAGAGCTGCTGCAGCTGTCACCAAGACCATTGTTGAAGTTGTTCAG ATGTGCCACAAGCATGGTGTGATGCACAGAGATCTCAAACCTGAGAACTTTCTGTTTGCAAATAAAAAAGAGACAGCGGCATTGAAGTCGATTGACTTTGGTTTATCAGTGTTCTTTAAACCAG GTGAAATATTTACCGAGATAGTTGGAAGCCCCTACTACATGGCTCCTGAGGTGCTGAAAAGAAATTATGGACCTGAAGTTGATGTTTGGAGTGCCGGTGTTATCCTTTACATCTTACTTTGTGGTGTCCCACCTTTCTGGGCAG AAACGGAACAAGGAGTTGCGCAAGCAATTTTTCGCTCTGTTATAGATTTTAAGAGGGATCCTTGGCCTAAAGTTTCTGATAATGCAAAAGACCTTGTGAGGAAGATGCTCAATCCTGATCCTAAGCAACGACTTACAGCTCAGGAAGTACTAG ATCATCCTTGGTTGCAAAATGCAAAGAAGGCTCCAAATGTTTCCTTGGGTGAGACCGTGAAGGCAAGGCTCAAGCAGTTCTCTGTAATGAACAAGCTCAAGAAAAGAGCTCTCAAG GTAATAGCTGAGCATCTCTCTGTGGAGGAAGTTGCAGGCATAAAAGAGGGATTCCAATTGATGGATACTGCCAATAGAGGCAAGATTAACATTGATGAGTTAAGGGTTGGGTTGCATAAGCTTGGTCATACCATTCCTGATGCAGATCTTCAAATACTAATGGAAGCC GGCGATGTAGATAAAGATGGATATCTGGACTATGGAGAGTTTGTTGCCATTTCAGTTCACTTGAGAAAGATGGGCAATGACGAGCACCTTAAAAAGGCCTTTGAGTTTTTCGATCGAAACCAAAGTGGTTATATTGAGATTGAGGAACTAAGAGATGCCTTATCCGACGAAGTTGAAACAAACAGTGAAGAAGTCATTAGTGCCATCATGCATGATGTGGACACAGACAAG GATGGGAGAATAAGTTATGACGAGTTTGCAGTGATGATGAAGGCTGGTACGGATTGGAGAAAAGCTTCAAGGCAATATTCTCGAGAGAGGTTCAACAATCTGAGTCTGAAATTGATGATGGATGGATCATTGCAAATGAACAGTGAGCCCAGATGA